The Bdellovibrionota bacterium genome has a window encoding:
- a CDS encoding type II toxin-antitoxin system YafQ family toxin, giving the protein MDHSPPTKAPLEIVKSRQFRKGYKRAIGNDASKEADLREVLESLVRRIPLDQSKKDHPLKGRLKGFRDCHVRPDLVLVYRVEDDTFLRLHRIGSHSELGF; this is encoded by the coding sequence GTGGATCATTCTCCTCCGACGAAGGCTCCGCTTGAAATCGTTAAGTCTCGCCAATTTCGTAAGGGCTACAAAAGGGCCATTGGAAACGACGCTTCAAAGGAAGCTGACCTAAGAGAGGTACTTGAGTCCTTGGTAAGACGAATCCCGTTGGACCAATCTAAGAAAGACCACCCATTGAAAGGAAGACTCAAAGGATTTCGAGATTGTCACGTTCGACCCGATCTTGTGTTGGTGTACCGTGTTGAAGATGACACATTTCTTCGGCTCCACCGAATTGGCAGTCATTCGGAGTTGGGGTTTTAG
- a CDS encoding type II toxin-antitoxin system RelB/DinJ family antitoxin: MLPAIRESSFDANIRVRENKKIKDQANAICKAIGTDLSAVIRTYVRAIVRTRSIPRMESGYTLEGEDMILAADREIDDDRKRGKLKVHKNVDSLMEDLKK, from the coding sequence ATGCTTCCAGCCATTAGAGAGAGTTCCTTCGACGCCAACATTCGGGTTCGGGAAAACAAAAAGATCAAAGACCAAGCAAATGCCATCTGCAAGGCCATTGGGACAGATTTGAGTGCTGTTATCCGAACGTATGTGCGCGCGATTGTAAGGACAAGAAGCATCCCGCGAATGGAGAGCGGATACACTCTTGAAGGCGAAGACATGATCCTGGCCGCTGACAGGGAAATCGATGATGACCGAAAAAGGGGGAAATTGAAGGTGCATAAGAACGTCGATTCTTTGATGGAGGATCTCAAGAAATAG